In Carassius carassius chromosome 19, fCarCar2.1, whole genome shotgun sequence, a single genomic region encodes these proteins:
- the znf804a gene encoding zinc finger protein 804A isoform X1, giving the protein MACYYIVISSTHLSNGHFRNIKGVFRGPLCKNGNKNLDYAEKEKTLAKALEDLKANFYCQLCDKQYYKHQEFDNHINSYDHAHKQRLKELKQREFARNVASKSRKDERKQERALRRLHELAEQRREVQCAPGSGPMFKSTTVAVEGSFRESCCDAAHEENQSCAAQDLGDQIHSSSCGLASKQSQWPYNGRAKVQTFRRKIAFSFSFPKKASVKLESSAAVFCESMEEGSMERSRRQRLRAPHVELDLPSSPMEEKVLNCEEAIYSTGTQQGKHFQKSDRAGSQGSSDTPVMRESPSSTASDLCALLVYSEDVPSPAVSPLNTSPFHLNRSDIVLDSEASVESLKSSISESKPETSEDVKVEENGITEEGHLTISEPPEEIFSDVPPKNDSPQQQEQVEDATTKTPYPFTKPSQPFFSVLSRDGNTNFQWPSEMVTFTRTEPSLSFSCNPLHFDFKRSRIKRSTDTQEMTEPKTDEELSLCSSFKSCHSDKHVEESTASPRNSPGQGPEGKVRKCYQYSSDTESCVGLKTHDRCRHSKDWIHASKRAEEKLRARDRRHYRSHCKKKRRRRKRRRDRHRETESNIVKSKKFHRRPECVEGLDSQFRGTSSQQVHPLEKSKQSAQNQAEDSSIAPLVEEGVGGRRQEAADNVNGSAGCIILSDEFCADSQKVLGNSREKSDNPAAGEQTTTRQCTHSKDASHSQRSSASEGCREETPPLTKTGPYEGQTSKRRRTDSLSDGDESYNPCQSPAEIPDGCTDLTCCEHGTRRKRQRRSHVQDQITCLATECPIVTNSVLEEQDKAAEESSTKCLVLKGVCDSSNGSDQISCSIDDGESGAVDSQTFTSISSALGHTVEKNSDWQRSSSSQINASCTKGSLTLLETDSMFSKEPTKENRNIHRCESKAAQTPLKNCNMYSVAAQACLLDVRDLALQRTEKATHDKSCQHSLQTPQQRFHLGIQAEEKLSRECFHTTSSLFQPSPTFQTPSDGMERRCLLQIQSHGQVLHQQVFPTKLKSVLPRPHLPMSSAVLHPVHLSSSVPSGSITIRHTILQHHTAFLPPQPPIYPQVVPVSRLPLRPEICPSAGPSFVTPPQVQVVAPPNIHPMTVTFHALPRPAVFPPMLPPHSAVIPLQPLF; this is encoded by the exons GATTATGCTGAGAAGGAGAAAACCTTGGCCAAAGCCCTAGAGGACCTCAAGGCCAACTTCTACTGTCAGTTGTGTGACAAACAGTATTACAAGCATCAAGAGTTTGACAACCACATCAACTCCTATGACCACGCTCACAAGCAG AGGCTGAAGGAGCTGAAGCAGAGAGAGTTTGCCCGCAATGTGGCCTCCAAATCCAGGAAGGATGAGAGGAAACAGGAGAGAGCTCTAAGACGCCTACATGAGCTCGCTGAACAACGCAGAGAGGTGCAATG TGCCCCAGGAAGTGGTCCTATGTTCAAGTCTACCACGGTGGCAGTGGAAGGTTCTTTCAGGGAGTCCTGCTGTGATGCTGCCCATGAAGAGAACCAAAGCTGTGCAGCTCAAGATCTTGGGGATCAGATCCATTCCAGCAGTTGTGGCTTAGCTAGTAAGCAGTCACAGTGGCCTTACAATGGGAGGGCCAAAGTGCAAACTTTCAGACGCAAAATTGCATTCTCTTTTTCCTTTCCAAAGAAAGCATCTGTTAAGCTTGAGTCATCAGCGGCGGTTTTCTGTGAGAGCATGGAAGAGGGATCGATGGAGCGGAGCCGCAGACAAAGACTCAGAGCACCCCATGTCGAGCTTGACCTCCCCAGCTCCCCCATGGAGGAAAAAGTACTAAATTGTGAGGAGGCAATTTACAGCACTGGCACACAGCAGGGCAAGCACTTCCAAAAAAGCGACAGAGCCGGAAGTCAGGGGTCATCAGATACGCCTGTGATGAGGGAGAGCCCCTCATCAACAGCCTCAGATTTGTGTGCTTTGCTCGTTTACTCAGAGGATGTGCCCAGTCCGGCTGTCTCCCCCTTAAACACTTCACCTTTTCATTTAAACAGGTCTGATATTGTTCTTGACTCTGAGGCCTCTGTTGAGAGTCTGAAAAGCAGCATTTCTGAAAGTAAACCTGAGACCTCTGAGGATGTGAAAGTAGAGGAGAATGGCATTACAGAGGAGGGGCACTTGACCATCAGTGAGCCTCCAGAAGAGATATTCTCAGATGTGCCACCCAAGAACGATTCCCCTCAACAACAAGAGCAAGTGGAGGATGCAACTACAAAGACACCTTATCCATTCACAAAACCCAGCCAGCCTTTTTTCTCTGTCCTAAGCAGAGACGGTAACACCAACTTCCAGTGGCCCTCAGAGATGGTGACTTTCACAAGGACAGAGCCATCCCTGTCTTTCAGTTGCAACCCCCTCCATTTTGACTTCAAGAGGTCACGGATTAAAAGGTCTACTGACACTCAGGAGATGACTGAGCCCAAAACTGATGAGGAATTATCTCTCTGCTCAAGTTTCAAATCCTGCCACTCTGACAAGCATGTTGAGGAATCCACAGCCAGCCCCAGAAACAGTCCCGGCCAAGGACCTGAAGGCAAGGTCAGAAAGTGTTATCAGTATTCAAGTGACACAGAGAGTTGTGTCGGGCTGAAAACACATGACAGGTGTAGACATTCCAAAGATTGGATCCACGCAAGTAAGAGGGCAGAAGAAAAATTGCGGGCCAGGGACCGACGTCATTACAGGAGCCACTGCAAAAAGAAGCGGAGGAGGCGCAAAAGGAGGAGAGACAGACACCGGGAGACAGAGAGCAATATAGTGAAATCTAAGAAATTCCACAGACGACCTGAGTGTGTGGAAGGACTTGATAGCCAATTTAGAGGCACCAGTTCACAGCAAGTGCATCCATTAGAGAAGTCAAAGCAATCAGCTCAAAATCAGGCTGAGGACAGCAGCATAGCTCCCTTAGTTGAGGAAGGGGTGGGAGGCAGGAGGCAGGAGGCAGCAGACAACGTAAACGGCTCAGCAGGCTGCATCATTCTCTCTGATGAGTTCTGTGCTGATAGTCAAAAGGTGCTTGGGAACAGCAGGGAAAAGTCTGACAATCCAGCTGCAGGGGAGCAAACAACCACAAGGCAGTGTACCCACAGCAAGGATGCATCTCACTCTCAAAGATCCAGTGCATCAGAAGGGTGCAGAGAAGAGACACCACCATTAACAAAGACTGGACCATATGAAGGACAAACTTCGAAAAGAAGGCGTACAGATTCTCTAAGTGATGGAGATGAGTCTTACAACCCCTGTCAATCACCGGCAGAGATTCCTGATGGGTGCACAGATCTTACCTGTTGTGAACACGGGACTAGAAGGAAAAGACAGAGGCGCTCACATGTCCAAGATCAAATCACATGCCTTGCAACTGAATGCCCCATTGTTACAAACAGTGTTCTGGAAGAACAGGACAAGGCTGCAGAGGAGTCGAGCACGAAATGCCTTGTTTTAAAAGGTGTGTGTGACAGTTCGAATGGGTCAGACCAAATCTCATGCAGTATTGATGATGGAGAGAGTGGTGCAGTTGATTCTCAGACATTCACTTCCATTAGCAGTGCCCTGGGTCATACTGTGGAGAAGAACAGTGACTGGCAGCGGAGCTCCTCCTCTCAGATCAATGCTTCATGCACCAAGGGGAGTCTAACTCTACTGGAGACAGATTCAATGTTCTCGAAGGAGCCAACAAAGGAGAATAGGAACATCCACAGATGCGAGTCTAAAGCAGCACAAACCCCCTTAAAGAACTGTAACATGTATTCAGTGGCTGCTCAGGCCTGCCTGCTTGATGTAAGAGATTTAGCTCTGCAGAGGACTGAAAAAGCCACTCATGACAAATCATGTCAGCACAGCCTTCAGACCCCACAGCAGAGATTTCACCTAGGAATTCAGGCTGAGGAGAAGTTAAGCAGAGAGTGCTTccacaccaccagcagcctgttCCAACCCTCTCCAACTTTCCAGACCCCCTCAGACGGCATGGAGAGACGCTGCCTCTTGCAGATCCAGAGCCATGGACAGGTGCTTCACCAGCAGGTGTTCCCCACCAAGCTCAAATCTGTCCTGCCCAGGCCACATCTGCCCATGTCATCTGCTGTCCTCCATCCAGTTCACCTGTCATCCTCAGTGCCTTCTGGCTCCATCACAATACGTCATACCATACTACAGCACCACACCGCTTTCCTGCCCCCACAACCACCTATCTACCCCCAGGTAGTGCCTGTTTCTCGACTCCCCCTTAGGCCGGAGATCTGTCCATCCGCAGGACCTTCATTTGTGACCCCTCCACAAGTACAGGTGGTGGCTCCCCCTAATATTCACCCAATGACTGTGACGTTTCACGCCCTCCCGCGCCCTGCAGTTTTTCCTCCTATGTTGCCCCCTCATTCTGCTGTCATTCCCCTGCAGCCTCTCTTCTAG
- the znf804a gene encoding zinc finger protein 804A isoform X2 — translation MSSLNNAESAPGSGPMFKSTTVAVEGSFRESCCDAAHEENQSCAAQDLGDQIHSSSCGLASKQSQWPYNGRAKVQTFRRKIAFSFSFPKKASVKLESSAAVFCESMEEGSMERSRRQRLRAPHVELDLPSSPMEEKVLNCEEAIYSTGTQQGKHFQKSDRAGSQGSSDTPVMRESPSSTASDLCALLVYSEDVPSPAVSPLNTSPFHLNRSDIVLDSEASVESLKSSISESKPETSEDVKVEENGITEEGHLTISEPPEEIFSDVPPKNDSPQQQEQVEDATTKTPYPFTKPSQPFFSVLSRDGNTNFQWPSEMVTFTRTEPSLSFSCNPLHFDFKRSRIKRSTDTQEMTEPKTDEELSLCSSFKSCHSDKHVEESTASPRNSPGQGPEGKVRKCYQYSSDTESCVGLKTHDRCRHSKDWIHASKRAEEKLRARDRRHYRSHCKKKRRRRKRRRDRHRETESNIVKSKKFHRRPECVEGLDSQFRGTSSQQVHPLEKSKQSAQNQAEDSSIAPLVEEGVGGRRQEAADNVNGSAGCIILSDEFCADSQKVLGNSREKSDNPAAGEQTTTRQCTHSKDASHSQRSSASEGCREETPPLTKTGPYEGQTSKRRRTDSLSDGDESYNPCQSPAEIPDGCTDLTCCEHGTRRKRQRRSHVQDQITCLATECPIVTNSVLEEQDKAAEESSTKCLVLKGVCDSSNGSDQISCSIDDGESGAVDSQTFTSISSALGHTVEKNSDWQRSSSSQINASCTKGSLTLLETDSMFSKEPTKENRNIHRCESKAAQTPLKNCNMYSVAAQACLLDVRDLALQRTEKATHDKSCQHSLQTPQQRFHLGIQAEEKLSRECFHTTSSLFQPSPTFQTPSDGMERRCLLQIQSHGQVLHQQVFPTKLKSVLPRPHLPMSSAVLHPVHLSSSVPSGSITIRHTILQHHTAFLPPQPPIYPQVVPVSRLPLRPEICPSAGPSFVTPPQVQVVAPPNIHPMTVTFHALPRPAVFPPMLPPHSAVIPLQPLF, via the exons ATGAGCTCGCTGAACAACGCAGAGAG TGCCCCAGGAAGTGGTCCTATGTTCAAGTCTACCACGGTGGCAGTGGAAGGTTCTTTCAGGGAGTCCTGCTGTGATGCTGCCCATGAAGAGAACCAAAGCTGTGCAGCTCAAGATCTTGGGGATCAGATCCATTCCAGCAGTTGTGGCTTAGCTAGTAAGCAGTCACAGTGGCCTTACAATGGGAGGGCCAAAGTGCAAACTTTCAGACGCAAAATTGCATTCTCTTTTTCCTTTCCAAAGAAAGCATCTGTTAAGCTTGAGTCATCAGCGGCGGTTTTCTGTGAGAGCATGGAAGAGGGATCGATGGAGCGGAGCCGCAGACAAAGACTCAGAGCACCCCATGTCGAGCTTGACCTCCCCAGCTCCCCCATGGAGGAAAAAGTACTAAATTGTGAGGAGGCAATTTACAGCACTGGCACACAGCAGGGCAAGCACTTCCAAAAAAGCGACAGAGCCGGAAGTCAGGGGTCATCAGATACGCCTGTGATGAGGGAGAGCCCCTCATCAACAGCCTCAGATTTGTGTGCTTTGCTCGTTTACTCAGAGGATGTGCCCAGTCCGGCTGTCTCCCCCTTAAACACTTCACCTTTTCATTTAAACAGGTCTGATATTGTTCTTGACTCTGAGGCCTCTGTTGAGAGTCTGAAAAGCAGCATTTCTGAAAGTAAACCTGAGACCTCTGAGGATGTGAAAGTAGAGGAGAATGGCATTACAGAGGAGGGGCACTTGACCATCAGTGAGCCTCCAGAAGAGATATTCTCAGATGTGCCACCCAAGAACGATTCCCCTCAACAACAAGAGCAAGTGGAGGATGCAACTACAAAGACACCTTATCCATTCACAAAACCCAGCCAGCCTTTTTTCTCTGTCCTAAGCAGAGACGGTAACACCAACTTCCAGTGGCCCTCAGAGATGGTGACTTTCACAAGGACAGAGCCATCCCTGTCTTTCAGTTGCAACCCCCTCCATTTTGACTTCAAGAGGTCACGGATTAAAAGGTCTACTGACACTCAGGAGATGACTGAGCCCAAAACTGATGAGGAATTATCTCTCTGCTCAAGTTTCAAATCCTGCCACTCTGACAAGCATGTTGAGGAATCCACAGCCAGCCCCAGAAACAGTCCCGGCCAAGGACCTGAAGGCAAGGTCAGAAAGTGTTATCAGTATTCAAGTGACACAGAGAGTTGTGTCGGGCTGAAAACACATGACAGGTGTAGACATTCCAAAGATTGGATCCACGCAAGTAAGAGGGCAGAAGAAAAATTGCGGGCCAGGGACCGACGTCATTACAGGAGCCACTGCAAAAAGAAGCGGAGGAGGCGCAAAAGGAGGAGAGACAGACACCGGGAGACAGAGAGCAATATAGTGAAATCTAAGAAATTCCACAGACGACCTGAGTGTGTGGAAGGACTTGATAGCCAATTTAGAGGCACCAGTTCACAGCAAGTGCATCCATTAGAGAAGTCAAAGCAATCAGCTCAAAATCAGGCTGAGGACAGCAGCATAGCTCCCTTAGTTGAGGAAGGGGTGGGAGGCAGGAGGCAGGAGGCAGCAGACAACGTAAACGGCTCAGCAGGCTGCATCATTCTCTCTGATGAGTTCTGTGCTGATAGTCAAAAGGTGCTTGGGAACAGCAGGGAAAAGTCTGACAATCCAGCTGCAGGGGAGCAAACAACCACAAGGCAGTGTACCCACAGCAAGGATGCATCTCACTCTCAAAGATCCAGTGCATCAGAAGGGTGCAGAGAAGAGACACCACCATTAACAAAGACTGGACCATATGAAGGACAAACTTCGAAAAGAAGGCGTACAGATTCTCTAAGTGATGGAGATGAGTCTTACAACCCCTGTCAATCACCGGCAGAGATTCCTGATGGGTGCACAGATCTTACCTGTTGTGAACACGGGACTAGAAGGAAAAGACAGAGGCGCTCACATGTCCAAGATCAAATCACATGCCTTGCAACTGAATGCCCCATTGTTACAAACAGTGTTCTGGAAGAACAGGACAAGGCTGCAGAGGAGTCGAGCACGAAATGCCTTGTTTTAAAAGGTGTGTGTGACAGTTCGAATGGGTCAGACCAAATCTCATGCAGTATTGATGATGGAGAGAGTGGTGCAGTTGATTCTCAGACATTCACTTCCATTAGCAGTGCCCTGGGTCATACTGTGGAGAAGAACAGTGACTGGCAGCGGAGCTCCTCCTCTCAGATCAATGCTTCATGCACCAAGGGGAGTCTAACTCTACTGGAGACAGATTCAATGTTCTCGAAGGAGCCAACAAAGGAGAATAGGAACATCCACAGATGCGAGTCTAAAGCAGCACAAACCCCCTTAAAGAACTGTAACATGTATTCAGTGGCTGCTCAGGCCTGCCTGCTTGATGTAAGAGATTTAGCTCTGCAGAGGACTGAAAAAGCCACTCATGACAAATCATGTCAGCACAGCCTTCAGACCCCACAGCAGAGATTTCACCTAGGAATTCAGGCTGAGGAGAAGTTAAGCAGAGAGTGCTTccacaccaccagcagcctgttCCAACCCTCTCCAACTTTCCAGACCCCCTCAGACGGCATGGAGAGACGCTGCCTCTTGCAGATCCAGAGCCATGGACAGGTGCTTCACCAGCAGGTGTTCCCCACCAAGCTCAAATCTGTCCTGCCCAGGCCACATCTGCCCATGTCATCTGCTGTCCTCCATCCAGTTCACCTGTCATCCTCAGTGCCTTCTGGCTCCATCACAATACGTCATACCATACTACAGCACCACACCGCTTTCCTGCCCCCACAACCACCTATCTACCCCCAGGTAGTGCCTGTTTCTCGACTCCCCCTTAGGCCGGAGATCTGTCCATCCGCAGGACCTTCATTTGTGACCCCTCCACAAGTACAGGTGGTGGCTCCCCCTAATATTCACCCAATGACTGTGACGTTTCACGCCCTCCCGCGCCCTGCAGTTTTTCCTCCTATGTTGCCCCCTCATTCTGCTGTCATTCCCCTGCAGCCTCTCTTCTAG